One Thiocapsa sp. genomic window carries:
- a CDS encoding response regulator yields the protein MDKLIQRQLRRANLSQDALPNDPGAWQGFLDRVNRSYEEHARDRYLLERSLEVSSREMQALYDELRRSSASEVAAERDKLAAIIGGFRDGFCSLDPHGRLVGMNPASENLLGERAALLGEPILERFRFSRREDAQAPPSADAILARLQGARSYRDDKAVLVDALGGAIPVSVLVYPIVQGGVMTGCALSFRDVSSRLAAEAARLRLAKAVEASADAIYVTDLSGVIEYINPAFVRITGIDAEQAIGARSGILASGLTPRERYRELWDTIARGEVWSGRLLNRRRTPDGGSQTYWVQTTIAPFADDGGTLGGFVAVQRDITRDVAEEMRREREVAVAEARARVAERLQGTGRLEQRLAAALDALAALQTLQLSGTAVIVADQGDGEPLIRLQRGAPPDSVLDALRRPLGDELDPVHLDALNGILLPIAQGGALLGRAWLGVEETPDLDGVELGLLSLVAGMIGVAIADDHARTEAERSRLAALEAVEAKSRFLANMSHEIRTPMNGVLGMLEMLAQTRLDADQQDYVETARGSADALLTVINDILDFSKIEAGKLDPERVPFDLRPLAEDVASLLSSRNQSSRLELACYIPVDLDTRVVGDPTRLRQVLNNLMGNAIKFTEEGEVVLRVDAVDHSAAGMGAAKQVLRFEVVDTGIGMTEAQLGRLFLPFVQADGSMTRRFGGTGLGLAISKPLVELMGGEIGAASVHGRGSTFWFTIPFDRQAGLAAPIALEDLAGVRVLAVDDKETNRTILGHYLQSWGLSCEMAGNGFRALKLLREAVDSGRPFEVAIIDMQMPQLDGITLARLIRADPKIAETPILMMSSAGQNGEALAAVGIHDSLSKPVRQSHLHDALVRIIHHRTRGTQRPAPAREAPDATPAPDSRIQLRGHVLLVEDNLINQRVALSMLTRLGLTADVAEDGCKALTAAARGRYDLILMDCQMPNMDGFEASAELRRREEQEGCPRTPIVALTANVMQGDRERCFAAGMDDYLPKPLKLERLRETLGRWMQAEPAVPERCLDEGEDLDAIQLAVDPDAMDTLKRLLGEDYAHYLDLVLAKTEDLMKTLQEAVDGRDAARLATAAHALKGSAGNLGASRLCELAGRLEQQGSESDLRDVARLLEQTQCAQQRVSDDLRRLRALESTA from the coding sequence ATGGACAAGCTGATTCAACGCCAGCTTCGGCGCGCCAACCTCTCGCAGGATGCCCTGCCGAACGATCCGGGGGCTTGGCAGGGCTTTCTGGATCGGGTCAACCGGTCTTACGAGGAGCATGCCCGGGACCGCTATCTGCTCGAGCGCTCGCTGGAGGTCTCGTCGCGCGAGATGCAGGCGCTCTACGACGAGCTGCGGCGATCATCCGCCTCGGAGGTGGCCGCGGAGCGCGACAAGCTGGCCGCCATCATCGGCGGCTTCCGCGACGGCTTCTGCTCGCTCGACCCGCACGGACGCCTCGTCGGTATGAACCCTGCCTCCGAGAATCTGCTCGGGGAGCGCGCGGCACTGCTCGGAGAGCCGATTCTCGAGCGCTTCAGGTTTTCGCGCCGCGAGGATGCGCAGGCACCGCCGTCGGCGGACGCCATCCTCGCGCGCCTTCAGGGTGCGCGCAGCTACCGCGACGACAAGGCGGTCTTGGTCGATGCGCTCGGCGGCGCCATACCGGTCTCGGTCCTCGTCTATCCGATCGTCCAGGGCGGTGTCATGACCGGCTGCGCCCTCAGCTTCCGCGACGTCTCGAGTCGGCTCGCGGCCGAAGCGGCGCGCCTGCGACTCGCCAAGGCCGTCGAGGCGAGCGCCGATGCCATCTACGTGACGGATCTCTCCGGCGTCATCGAGTACATCAACCCGGCCTTCGTTCGCATCACGGGAATCGACGCCGAGCAGGCCATCGGTGCGCGCTCCGGCATCTTGGCAAGCGGGCTGACCCCTCGCGAGCGCTATCGGGAGCTTTGGGACACCATCGCCCGCGGCGAGGTGTGGTCCGGGCGTCTGTTGAATCGGCGGCGGACGCCGGACGGGGGCTCACAGACCTACTGGGTACAGACCACGATCGCACCCTTTGCGGATGACGGCGGCACACTCGGCGGCTTCGTGGCGGTCCAGCGCGATATCACACGCGACGTCGCCGAGGAGATGCGCCGCGAACGGGAGGTCGCGGTGGCGGAGGCACGCGCACGGGTGGCCGAGCGTCTGCAGGGAACCGGGCGCCTCGAGCAGCGTCTGGCCGCTGCGCTCGACGCGCTTGCGGCCTTGCAGACCCTGCAATTAAGCGGTACCGCCGTCATTGTTGCCGACCAAGGGGACGGCGAGCCGCTGATCCGGCTGCAGCGAGGCGCGCCGCCGGATTCCGTGCTCGATGCCTTGCGTCGGCCTCTAGGCGACGAGCTGGACCCGGTCCATCTCGACGCGCTGAACGGGATCCTGCTGCCGATTGCGCAAGGGGGCGCTCTGCTCGGCCGGGCTTGGCTCGGGGTCGAGGAGACGCCGGATCTCGATGGCGTCGAGTTGGGGTTGCTCTCGCTCGTGGCCGGCATGATCGGAGTCGCGATCGCCGACGATCACGCGCGCACCGAGGCCGAGCGGTCGCGGCTTGCGGCCCTCGAGGCGGTGGAGGCGAAATCCCGTTTCCTGGCCAACATGAGCCACGAGATCCGAACCCCGATGAATGGTGTGCTCGGAATGCTCGAGATGCTCGCGCAAACCCGGCTCGACGCCGATCAGCAGGACTATGTCGAGACCGCCCGCGGGTCGGCCGACGCCTTGCTGACCGTGATCAACGACATCCTGGATTTCTCCAAGATCGAGGCCGGCAAGCTCGATCCGGAGCGGGTCCCGTTCGACCTGCGCCCGCTGGCGGAGGATGTCGCGAGCCTGCTCTCGTCCCGCAACCAGTCCAGCCGTCTCGAGCTGGCCTGCTATATCCCCGTGGACCTGGATACGCGGGTCGTCGGTGATCCCACCCGGCTACGCCAGGTGTTGAACAACCTGATGGGCAATGCGATCAAGTTCACCGAAGAGGGCGAGGTCGTGCTGCGCGTCGACGCGGTGGATCATTCCGCGGCAGGAATGGGTGCCGCCAAGCAGGTGCTTCGCTTCGAGGTGGTCGACACCGGGATCGGGATGACCGAGGCGCAGCTCGGCCGATTGTTTCTGCCGTTCGTTCAGGCCGACGGATCCATGACACGCCGCTTCGGCGGCACCGGGCTCGGCCTGGCCATCTCCAAGCCGTTGGTCGAGCTGATGGGCGGCGAGATCGGCGCCGCGAGTGTGCATGGCCGGGGCTCGACCTTTTGGTTCACCATCCCCTTCGATCGCCAAGCGGGCTTGGCCGCGCCGATCGCTCTCGAGGACCTCGCGGGCGTCCGCGTCCTGGCGGTCGACGACAAGGAGACCAATCGGACCATCCTCGGCCACTACCTGCAAAGCTGGGGCCTGAGCTGCGAGATGGCCGGCAACGGGTTTAGGGCCCTCAAACTCCTGCGGGAGGCGGTCGACTCGGGACGACCCTTCGAGGTCGCGATCATCGACATGCAGATGCCGCAGCTCGACGGCATCACACTGGCCAGACTGATCCGTGCCGACCCCAAGATCGCCGAGACGCCGATACTGATGATGAGCTCGGCCGGGCAGAATGGCGAGGCACTCGCCGCGGTCGGCATCCACGACAGCCTGTCGAAGCCCGTTCGTCAGTCGCATCTGCACGACGCGCTCGTCCGGATCATTCATCACCGGACGCGCGGCACGCAACGACCGGCGCCCGCCCGGGAAGCGCCGGATGCGACGCCGGCGCCGGACTCACGGATCCAGCTCCGGGGGCACGTCCTGCTGGTCGAGGACAACCTGATCAACCAACGGGTGGCCTTGTCGATGCTGACGCGACTCGGCTTGACGGCGGATGTCGCCGAGGACGGTTGCAAGGCGCTCACGGCCGCTGCCCGAGGGCGCTATGACCTCATCCTGATGGACTGCCAGATGCCGAACATGGACGGTTTCGAGGCGAGTGCCGAGCTGCGCCGGCGCGAGGAGCAGGAGGGGTGTCCGCGAACCCCGATCGTCGCCTTGACCGCGAATGTGATGCAGGGCGATCGCGAGCGCTGCTTCGCGGCGGGGATGGACGACTATCTCCCGAAGCCGCTCAAGCTGGAGCGGCTTCGGGAGACGCTCGGCCGGTGGATGCAGGCGGAACCGGCGGTGCCCGAGCGCTGCCTCGACGAGGGGGAGGATCTCGATGCCATCCAGCTCGCGGTAGACCCGGACGCAATGGACACTCTCAAGCGTCTACTGGGCGAGGATTACGCGCATTATCTAGACCTCGTCCTCGCCAAGACCGAAGACCTGATGAAGACCCTGCAGGAGGCGGTCGACGGCCGTGACGCCGCGAGACTGGCCACGGCCGCGCACGCGCTCAAGGGCAGCGCCGGCAATCTCGGCGCAAGCCGGCTCTGCGAATTGGCCGGGCGCCTGGAGCAGCAGGGCAGCGAGAGTGACCTCCGCGATGTCGCGCGCTTGCTCGAGCAGACGCAGTGCGCGCAACAGAGGGTGAGCGATGACCTTCGCCGTCTGCGCGCACTGGAGTCCACGGCCTGA
- a CDS encoding FIST N-terminal domain-containing protein — protein MQIEVFDYRPADGWGIERFPALDSERTLVLAFGDSAFLDDPAPFADLRSAYPKARLMGCSTAGEILDKHVQDGTLVVAVARFEDTRLETAVAPTGSSNRSRETGIALAEQLAAPDLKGVLVLSDGLHVNGSQLVAGLNEVLQGSVIVTGGLAGDGDRFQRTWVLDHDRPVARTVAALGLYGERVRIGYGSRGGWDIFGPERRVTRAAGNRLFALDGRPALQLYKEYLGELASGLPATALRFPLALRADAGDEKRLVRTILAVDEEDGSMTFAGDIPEGSLAQLMRTNLDHLVDGAEDAALMTRNRGSNGERTLAISISCVGRRMVLGERADEEIEATLEALPPDTRQVGFYSYGEIAPYASGACDLHNQTMTLTTIHEV, from the coding sequence ATGCAAATTGAGGTGTTCGACTATCGCCCGGCGGATGGATGGGGCATCGAGAGGTTTCCGGCCCTGGATTCCGAGCGGACCTTGGTTCTTGCCTTCGGCGACAGCGCCTTTCTGGACGACCCGGCCCCCTTTGCAGACTTGCGGTCCGCCTATCCCAAAGCGCGCTTGATGGGCTGCTCGACCGCAGGGGAGATCTTGGACAAGCATGTTCAGGACGGGACCTTGGTCGTGGCCGTCGCGCGCTTCGAGGACACGCGCCTGGAGACGGCTGTGGCACCGACGGGCTCGAGCAATCGCTCGCGGGAGACCGGCATCGCCCTCGCCGAGCAGCTTGCCGCGCCGGATCTCAAGGGTGTCTTGGTGCTCTCCGATGGCTTGCACGTGAACGGCAGTCAACTGGTCGCCGGACTCAACGAGGTTCTGCAGGGCTCCGTCATCGTCACCGGCGGCCTCGCCGGGGATGGCGACCGGTTTCAGCGAACCTGGGTGCTGGATCACGACCGTCCCGTCGCGCGGACCGTGGCAGCCTTGGGCCTTTACGGCGAGCGGGTGCGGATCGGGTATGGCTCGAGGGGCGGCTGGGACATCTTCGGCCCGGAGCGTCGCGTGACGCGCGCCGCGGGCAATCGGCTCTTCGCGCTGGATGGTCGCCCCGCACTGCAGCTCTACAAGGAATACCTGGGCGAGCTGGCATCGGGTCTGCCGGCAACCGCATTGCGGTTTCCGCTCGCCTTGCGGGCCGATGCCGGTGACGAGAAGCGCTTGGTGCGCACCATTCTCGCCGTCGACGAGGAAGACGGCTCCATGACCTTCGCGGGGGACATTCCGGAAGGCTCTCTTGCACAATTGATGCGGACCAACCTTGATCATTTGGTGGACGGCGCCGAGGATGCCGCCTTGATGACACGCAACCGCGGCTCGAACGGCGAGCGGACATTGGCCATTTCCATTAGCTGCGTCGGCCGCCGCATGGTGCTCGGCGAGCGCGCGGACGAGGAGATCGAGGCCACGCTCGAGGCATTGCCGCCCGACACGCGACAGGTCGGCTTCTACTCTTACGGCGAGATCGCGCCTTACGCTTCCGGCGCCTGCGACTTGCACAACCAGACCATGACCCTGACGACGATCCATGAGGTCTAG
- a CDS encoding N-6 DNA methylase has protein sequence MSRPTQPTPARKKTTPRSIQSLGSLSAFVKGVCDVMRRSNCASEKENLVFPIALANLVLHGIDQPNLWHGNTLTATPTYAGLFGAAPGRFQVIFTNPPFGGKEGDDAQQRFPFRTGATQVLFLQQIMTELAEDGRCGIVLDFSVETKHRLKSTQGKAAEQTRVTFDGTALTFPGWTFHMRVSQSSAASEVALPRLVDGS, from the coding sequence GTGTCCCGACCAACTCAGCCCACACCGGCCCGCAAAAAGACCACTCCTCGATCCATCCAATCACTGGGCTCGCTGTCCGCCTTCGTCAAAGGCGTCTGCGATGTCATGCGGCGCTCCAATTGTGCGAGCGAGAAGGAGAACCTGGTCTTTCCCATCGCCTTGGCCAACCTGGTGCTGCACGGCATCGACCAGCCGAACCTCTGGCACGGCAACACCCTGACCGCAACACCGACCTATGCGGGCCTGTTCGGCGCGGCGCCCGGACGCTTTCAGGTGATCTTCACCAATCCGCCGTTCGGCGGCAAAGAGGGCGACGACGCCCAGCAGCGCTTCCCCTTTCGGACCGGCGCCACCCAGGTGCTGTTTCTCCAGCAGATCATGACCGAGCTGGCGGAGGATGGCCGCTGCGGGATCGTGCTCGACTTTTCAGTCGAGACCAAGCACCGACTTAAGTCCACCCAAGGAAAGGCAGCCGAACAGACTCGGGTGACCTTCGACGGAACAGCCCTGACTTTCCCCGGTTGGACGTTTCACATGAGAGTCTCACAATCATCCGCGGCATCCGAGGTCGCACTTCCGCGTTTAGTGGACGGCAGCTAA
- a CDS encoding PIN domain-containing protein, giving the protein MTTETDFFDTNVVLYLLSEDEIKANRAEALLAAGGTISVQVLNEFVSVARRKLGCDWAEVRDILETIRALCPVQPLTVEVHDLGLRLAERYALPIYDAMIAASALDCGCTTLWSEDFQDGQTLDGRLRVTNPFVTSPGRA; this is encoded by the coding sequence GTGACTACGGAGACCGACTTTTTCGACACCAATGTCGTGCTCTATCTGCTGAGCGAGGACGAGATCAAAGCGAACCGGGCCGAGGCTCTCCTCGCGGCCGGTGGGACGATCAGCGTGCAGGTGTTGAATGAATTTGTCAGCGTGGCCCGACGCAAGCTCGGATGCGATTGGGCGGAGGTTCGGGACATCCTCGAAACCATCCGCGCCCTGTGCCCGGTGCAGCCTCTGACGGTCGAGGTCCATGATCTGGGTCTGCGGCTTGCCGAGCGCTACGCTCTCCCGATCTATGATGCCATGATCGCCGCCAGCGCCCTGGATTGCGGCTGCACGACCCTTTGGTCGGAGGATTTCCAGGACGGCCAGACCCTCGACGGACGGCTGCGCGTCACCAACCCTTTCGTCACCAGCCCAGGTCGTGCCTAA
- a CDS encoding AbrB/MazE/SpoVT family DNA-binding domain-containing protein — MQISKWGNSLAVRLPAAVTEALALKEGDDIEIVVADERRFEVRRKPTRPELLARLRAYRGRLPADFRFDRLDSHEDRG, encoded by the coding sequence ATGCAAATCTCCAAATGGGGCAACAGTCTCGCCGTGCGTCTGCCCGCGGCGGTGACCGAGGCGCTGGCGCTCAAGGAGGGAGACGACATCGAGATCGTCGTCGCCGACGAGCGCCGCTTCGAGGTCCGACGCAAGCCGACCCGACCCGAGCTGCTCGCGCGCTTGCGGGCCTATCGCGGGCGACTCCCGGCGGACTTTCGCTTCGATCGGCTCGACAGCCACGAGGATCGCGGGTGA
- a CDS encoding helix-turn-helix domain-containing protein — MPKLTEAEMLTRDAERDLETELVEAARQLRDGEVGRVSLVLDDGRVIDSSVTKARLGTKLSQAKFATLLGVSKRTLQDWEQGRRQPSGAAKTLLRVAERHPEVLRELANG; from the coding sequence ATGCCGAAATTAACTGAAGCCGAAATGCTGACGCGGGATGCCGAGCGCGATCTGGAAACCGAGCTGGTTGAAGCCGCACGCCAGCTCCGAGACGGAGAGGTCGGACGTGTGTCGCTGGTGCTTGACGATGGCCGGGTCATCGACTCGTCGGTCACCAAGGCGCGGCTCGGCACGAAATTGTCTCAAGCCAAGTTCGCCACGCTGCTCGGCGTCTCGAAACGAACCTTGCAGGACTGGGAACAGGGGCGCCGTCAGCCGAGTGGAGCTGCGAAGACGCTTCTACGGGTCGCCGAACGGCATCCCGAGGTGCTCAGAGAGCTCGCGAACGGTTAA